One Solanum pennellii chromosome 9, SPENNV200 DNA segment encodes these proteins:
- the LOC114078628 gene encoding zinc finger A20 and AN1 domain-containing stress-associated protein 4-like, with the protein MAEEHEFQSQEGGRHQLCANNCGFFGNSTTENYCSKCYRDIEKQKSDAKSIDSLFSPTKKVSKKKIIEPIVLMTDTVNATTSNVVTPQSNRCLVCKKKMGLMGFKCRCGTIFCGTHRYPEVHACTFDFKSMGREAIAKANPLIKAEKLKKI; encoded by the coding sequence atggCGGAAGAACATGAATTTCAATCCCAAGAAGGTGGACGTCACCAATTATGTGCAAATAATTGTGGTTTTTTTGGCAACTCTACCACCGAAAATTATTGTTCAAAATGTTATCGCGATATCGAAAAACAAAAATCCGATGCAAAATCAATCGATTCTCTTTTTTCTCCGACAAAAAAAGTGtcgaaaaaaaagataatagaGCCGATTGTTTTGATGACGGATACAGTAAATGCTACGACGTCAAATGTTGTGACGCCGCAGTCGAATAGATGTTTGGTTTGTaagaagaaaatggggttaatGGGATTTAAATGTAGGTGTGGGACCATATTTTGTGGGACCCATAGGTATCCAGAGGTTCATGCTTGTACATTTGATTTTAAGTCAATGGGGAGAGAAGCTATAGCTAAGGCAAATCCATTGATCAAAGCtgagaaattaaagaagatTTAA
- the LOC107029836 gene encoding purple acid phosphatase 22-like isoform X1, translated as MAKKYSSLLLFLLLLLDSLPNFNASPEYSRPPPRPAIFAGPTRSKSEPEQVHISLVGKDHMRVTWITSHKHETSIVEYGTSPGNYDKSSMTGERMSYRYFFYNSGEIHHITIGSLGPNKTYYYRCGGNGPEFSFKTPPSTFPIEFAIVGDLGQTEWTASTLEHIGSKDYDVLLLPGDLSYADTQQPLWDSFGRLVEPYASKRPWMVTHGNHEIETFPIIYRHGFRAYNSRWLMPYQQSGSTSNLYYSFDVAGCHVIMLGSYVDFDAQSDQYTWLQGDLAKVDRGVTPWIFVLVHVPWYNTNLAHKGEGESMRKSMEELLYNARVDVVFAGHVHAYERFTRVYDNKADQCGPIYMTIGDGGNREGLAMIFENPSPSISMFREASFGHGRLKVYNETHAHWSWHRNNEANNTFMADELWLKSFASSKSCLPHHEKFQEMKDEL; from the exons ATGGCAAAAAAATACTCCTCACTTctcctcttcctcctcctcctccttgaCTCTCTCCCAAATTTCAATGCATCGCCGGAATATTCCCGTCCTCCTCCTCGTCCCGCCATCTTCGCTGGTCCTACACGGTCCAAATCCGAGCCCGAACAG gtaCATATTTCTTTAGTAGGAAAAGATCACATGAGAGTAACATGGATAACATCTCATAAACATGAAACATCCATCGTAGAGTATGGTACATCACCGGGAAACTACGATAAATCATCGATGACCGGAGAACGTATGTCATATCGTTACTTTTTCTACAACTCCGGCGAAATTCACCACATCACAATTGGGTCGTTAGGCCCAAACAAGACGTATTATTATCGATGTGGTGGAAATGGGCCGGAGTTTAGTTTTAAAACGCCACCTTCAACATTTCCCATTGAATTTGCCATCGTTG GTGACTTGGGTCAAACAGAATGGACAGCCTCAACTTTAGAACATATAGGTTCAAAAGACTATGATGTACTTTTGTTGCCTGGGGATTTATCCTATGCTGACACACAACAACCACTTTGGGACTCATTTGGTAGATTGGTTGAGCCTTATGCAAGTAAAAGGCCTTGGATGGTGACACATGGCAATCACGAAATCGAAACGTTCCCAATAATTTATCGTCATGGTTTCAGAGCTTATAACTCGAGATGGTTAATGCCATATCAACAAAGTGGTTCAACATCGAACCTATACTACTCCTTTGACGTGGCAGGGTGCCACGTCATCATGTTGGGATCCTACGTGGACTTTGATGCCCAATCGGATCAATACACGTGGCTACAAGGTGACTTGGCAAAAGTCGATAGGGGGGTGACACCGTGGATTTTCGTGCTCGTCCACGTGCCGTGGTACAACACTAATTTAGCTCATAAAGGGGAAGGTGAAAGTATGAGGAAATCAATGGAAGAGTTGTTGTACAATGCTAGAGTAGATGTTGTCTTTGCGGGGCATGTTCATGCTTATGAACGTTTT ACTAGGGTTTATGATAACAAGGCAGATCAATGTGGTCCAATTTATATGACAATTGGAGATGGAGGAAACAGGGAAGGGCTTGCTATGAT CTTTGAAAACCCTAGCCCATCAATCTCAATGTTTAGAGAGGCAAGTTTTGGACATGGTAGATTGAAGGTATACAATGAGACACATGCACATTGGTCATGGCATAGGAACAATGAAGCTAATAACACATTTATGGCTGATGAATTATGGCTTAAAAGTTTTGCTTCCTCTAAATCATGTTTGCCTCATCATGAGAAATTTCAAGAAATGAAGGATGAACTCTAG
- the LOC107029836 gene encoding purple acid phosphatase 22-like isoform X2, whose translation MAKKYSSLLLFLLLLLDSLPNFNASPEYSRPPPRPAIFAGPTRSKSEPEQVHISLVGKDHMRVTWITSHKHETSIVEYGTSPGNYDKSSMTGERMSYRYFFYNSGEIHHITIGSLGPNKTYYYRCGGNGPEFSFKTPPSTFPIEFAIVGDLGQTEWTASTLEHIGSKDYDVLLLPGDLSYADTQQPLWDSFGRLVEPYASKRPWMVTHGNHEIETFPIIYRHGFRAYNSRWLMPYQQSGSTSNLYYSFDVAGCHVIMLGSYVDFDAQSDQYTWLQGDLAKVDRGVTPWIFVLVHVPWYNTNLAHKGEGESMRKSMEELLYNARVDVVFAGHVHAYERFTRVYDNKADQCGPIYMTIGDGGNREGLAMMAPSYSKEEFDPGSEGTLAKL comes from the exons ATGGCAAAAAAATACTCCTCACTTctcctcttcctcctcctcctccttgaCTCTCTCCCAAATTTCAATGCATCGCCGGAATATTCCCGTCCTCCTCCTCGTCCCGCCATCTTCGCTGGTCCTACACGGTCCAAATCCGAGCCCGAACAG gtaCATATTTCTTTAGTAGGAAAAGATCACATGAGAGTAACATGGATAACATCTCATAAACATGAAACATCCATCGTAGAGTATGGTACATCACCGGGAAACTACGATAAATCATCGATGACCGGAGAACGTATGTCATATCGTTACTTTTTCTACAACTCCGGCGAAATTCACCACATCACAATTGGGTCGTTAGGCCCAAACAAGACGTATTATTATCGATGTGGTGGAAATGGGCCGGAGTTTAGTTTTAAAACGCCACCTTCAACATTTCCCATTGAATTTGCCATCGTTG GTGACTTGGGTCAAACAGAATGGACAGCCTCAACTTTAGAACATATAGGTTCAAAAGACTATGATGTACTTTTGTTGCCTGGGGATTTATCCTATGCTGACACACAACAACCACTTTGGGACTCATTTGGTAGATTGGTTGAGCCTTATGCAAGTAAAAGGCCTTGGATGGTGACACATGGCAATCACGAAATCGAAACGTTCCCAATAATTTATCGTCATGGTTTCAGAGCTTATAACTCGAGATGGTTAATGCCATATCAACAAAGTGGTTCAACATCGAACCTATACTACTCCTTTGACGTGGCAGGGTGCCACGTCATCATGTTGGGATCCTACGTGGACTTTGATGCCCAATCGGATCAATACACGTGGCTACAAGGTGACTTGGCAAAAGTCGATAGGGGGGTGACACCGTGGATTTTCGTGCTCGTCCACGTGCCGTGGTACAACACTAATTTAGCTCATAAAGGGGAAGGTGAAAGTATGAGGAAATCAATGGAAGAGTTGTTGTACAATGCTAGAGTAGATGTTGTCTTTGCGGGGCATGTTCATGCTTATGAACGTTTT ACTAGGGTTTATGATAACAAGGCAGATCAATGTGGTCCAATTTATATGACAATTGGAGATGGAGGAAACAGGGAAGGGCTTGCTATGAT GGCCCCATCATACTCAAAAGAAGAGTTTGATCCTGGCTCAGAAGGAACGCTAGCTAAg CTTTGA
- the LOC107030748 gene encoding probable purple acid phosphatase 20, whose protein sequence is MASIKVHILLFLLLIILSIESSLSYERPPPRKSLFLSLSQDLDSSSPQQVHISMVGEDKMRISWITEDSGTPATVKYGTSPGSYPFSANGDTTKYKYILYKSGEIHNVVIGPLKPNTIYYYILGPFTSPEFNFKTPPAGYPIKFAVVGDLGQTDWTTSTLDHISKSNYDVMLLPGDLSYADTVQPLWDSFGRLVEPLSSQRPWMVTQGNHEVEKIPILHSQSFTSYNARWLMPFEQSGSTSNLYYSFEVSGLHIIMLGSYTDFGPESAQYNWLKNDLNKIDRKKTPWLIVIVHAPWYNSNTAHQGEYESYGMKSSMEDLLFKARVDIVFAGHVHAYERFTRVYKDQANNCGPICITIGDGGNREGLATKYQDPKPDISIFREASFGHGELDVVNATHAQWSWHRNDDDEAVVADTIWITNPSCTF, encoded by the exons ATGGCTTCTATTAAGGTTCATATTTTGctatttttattactaataattttatccATTGAATCTTCACTTTCCTATGAAAGGCCACCACCAAGAAAATcactatttttatctttatctcAAGATCTTGATTCCTCTTCTCCACAACAg GTGCACATTTCGATGGTGGGTGAAGACAAGATGAGGATTTCATGGATAACGGAAGATTCCGGTACACCGGCGACGGTGAAGTACGGTACATCTCCGGGAAGTTACCCATTTTCAGCAAATGGGGACactacaaaatataaatatattttgtataaatcaGGTGAAATACATAATGTTGTTATTGGGCCATTAAAGCCCAATACAATTTACTACTACATTTTAGGCCCATTTACAAGCCCagaattcaatttcaaaacccCTCCAGCTGGATATCCTATCAAATTTGCAGTTGTAG GTGATCTAGGGCAAACTGACTGGACAACGTCAACCCTAGAtcatatttcaaaatcaaattacgATGTCATGTTGTTACCCGGGGACTTGTCATACGCGGACACTGTGCAACCACTATGGGACTCGTTTGGACGACTCGTGGAGCCGTTATCGAGCCAACGCCCGTGGATGGTGACACAAGGAAACCATGAGGTTGAGAAAATACCAATTTTACATAGCCAATCTTTTACATCATATAATGCAAGATGGCTCATGCCATTTGAACAAAGtggttcaacttcaaatttgtaCTATTCATTTGAAGTTAGTGGGCTTCATATAATTATGTTGGGCTCATACACTGATTTTGGGCCCGAATCAGCCCAATACAATTGGCTCaaaaatgatttgaataaaATTGATAGAAAAAAAACACCATGGCTTATTGTTATTGTACATGCACCATGGTACAATTCTAATACTGCTCATCAAGGTGAGTATGAATCTTATGGAATGAAATCATCTATGGAGGATTTACTATTCAAGGCTCGTGTCGATATCGTCTTCGCGGGACATGTTCATGCTTACGAGAGATTT aCTCGAGTATACAAAGACCAAGCTAATAATTGTGGTCCAATATGCATCACAATTGGAGATGGTGGCAACAGAGAAGGCCTAGCCACCAA GTATCAAGATCCAAAACCAGACATTTCAATTTTTCGAGAGGCAAGTTTTGGGCATGGAGAACTTGATGTGGTAAATGCAACTCATGCACAATGGTCATGGCATagaaatgatgatgatgaagctGTTGTTGCTGATACTATTTGGATAACAAATCCTTCTTGTACATTTTAA